Proteins encoded within one genomic window of Fragaria vesca subsp. vesca linkage group LG1, FraVesHawaii_1.0, whole genome shotgun sequence:
- the LOC101306558 gene encoding LOW QUALITY PROTEIN: probable histone-lysine N-methyltransferase ATXR3-like (The sequence of the model RefSeq protein was modified relative to this genomic sequence to represent the inferred complete CDS: inserted 1 base in 1 codon; substituted 1 base at 1 genomic stop codon) gives MGDGGVACMPLQHNIMDRFPIPEKTALCGGNTNANANTTTSTTATTDKNNNGFSSKPVVKKKVMKIKKRIVKRPKVKVGNSNVEAAVKSEVGSVKGEKSDAKEAGNSCGVKEVEKSGGAKEAERSGVKEAENGGGDKEAETCGVREVENVENGEDKKEEVEEGELGTLNGEFVPEKWRRSEIEREETGDEKWRRSEVGKGESFSGKWRRGDAEKDEIERGEYIPDRWQKGELARDDYISRKIPTRYDMGGGRGRGRGWKFESSSGKYPSDDGFRRKEYGRGGGQHSKSTFRWDSGQERNTRISSKIVDDEGVYKNEYGNEYSNSKYQAKEFSSVNRLKRYGPDSNSNERKHYGDYGDYAAGIKSRKLSDESNRSAHSEHYSQRSVERSYRNPSFRVAPDKYSSRHYEPSLSSRVVYERHGRSPGLSERSPRDRSRYYDHLDRSPVRRERSPYDQERSPFGREKSPHGREKSPYFRERSPYVRERSPYVRDKSPYVRDKSPYKSPYERNRNFDHRNRSLSPQERPRYHDRRDHTPNYLERSPRDRGRATSNRGTGRKSGASDRRNSQHKVHEDKPVQKVPSGTDSNSSAKECQDKSSVLDINVSVETIANSESQKDELSQSSNINCKETSHISAAPPEELPSMEEDMDICDTPPHVPVIADSSTGKWFYLDYYGVECGPSKLSELKALVEEGALMSDHMVKHSDSDRWLTVENAVSPLITVNFPSIVSDSITGLVSPPEAPGNLLADTGHTGHFGIQSGSFPGLCADFASEPLEDLHIEERVGALMEGLTVIPGRELEAVGEVLQMSFECAQREVWGNTEGLSQGHIGEQNDQKTEEPRYSDIKMKDAAEVGLTVPSDKDALACGDSGDWFSGRWSCKGGDWIRNEEGVQDRSSRKKLVVNNGFPLCQMSKAGYEDPRWHRKDELYYPSQNRRLDLPTWAFSCPDDANRVSQSKPTVIKGVKGTILPVVKINACVVKDHGSFVSEPRIKVRGIERHPSRSARSYSASSDGKRSSGEGDSQMKPVGDRGSKGSSKCISSIKTPKDRIGTVDDLQLHLGDWYYLDGAGHERGPSSFSELQALVDQGVILKHSSVFRKFDKVWVPVTSAIETSNASKKNKEEKNRTSSNSSGQSQSAASAESRTNLSWLQNLHPQFIGYTCGKLHELVMKSYKSREFAAAINEVLDPWINARQPKKELDKHMYWKADGDARTSKRARLLVDECEEDYDAEEDLQRIEKDESTFEDLIGNASFVREDGLSYGSEMASWGLLDGHVLARVFHFLRLDMKSLTIASLTCKHWRAAVSFYKDISRQVDLSSLGPKCTDSMIVNIMSGYGKEKINSMRFLVHFLVYLTXTLGVATSLGSWXIKFQNLNWIKSRSSRGTKMHDDSDSKLKSLKYITEKSSYVSRSKVLGNDMDDFSEMKVYLDSVDKRDSANHSFRGSLYKRSKLFDARRSSSILSRNARMRRLSIKKSENGYKRMEEFVASSLKDIMKENTSDFFVPKVAEIQDKMRNGYYIRRGLSSVKDDISRMCRDAIKDELIKSWEDDTLAGVSSASKSKKKLNKTSERKLRSNGSFVNGSVDNGEYASDQEIRRRLSKLNKKSMDSESETSDDIDRSSEDDKSNSESTASDTESDLESGLQSQPGQSTADGCLDHDEGLDSLTDDREWGARMTKSSLVPPVTRKYEVIHEYVIVSNEEDVKRKMQVSLPKDYVEKLASQKNGTDESDMDIPEVKDYKPRKMLGDEVLEQEVYGIDPYSHNLLLDSMPEEFDWPLLEKHLFIEDVLLRTLNKQVRHFTGTGNTPMIYPLRPVVEDIRITAEEDGDIRTVRMCQGILKAIDGRPDDKYVAYRKGLGVVCNKEEGFGEEDFVVEFLGEVYPVWKWFEKQDGIRSLQKNSKDPAPEFYNIYLERPKGDADGYDLVVVDAMHKANYASRICHSCRPNCEAKVTAVDGRYQIGIYTVRKIQYGEEITFDYNSVTESKEEYEASVCLCGSQVCRGSYLNLTGEEAFLQVLKDWHGIVDRHHLMLEACELNSVSEKDYFDLEMAGLGKCLLEGLPDWAIAYTARLVRFINFERTKLPEVILKHNLEEKRKYFSDIDLEVEKSDARIQAEGVFNQRLQNLAVTLDKVRYVMSSVFGDPKNAPPPLERLTPEEAVTFLWKGEGSLVEELLQSMAPHVEEQLLNDLKSKMLAHDPSGSDDIWKELKRSLLWLRDEVRNLPCTYRSRHDAAADLIHIYAYTRCYIRIREYKPVTSPPVYISPLDLGPKYTNRSGADFQEYCKTYGENYCLGQLMFWYNQSNAEPDCSMARASRGCLSLPEIGSFYAKISKPSRQRVYGPKAVKFMLSRMEKLPQKAWPKDRIWSFNSKPKVLGSPMLDAVVNDSILDKEMVHWLKHRPAIYQAVWDR, from the exons ATGGGCGATGGAGGAGTCGCATGCATGCCTTTGCAGCATAATATCATGGACAGGTTTCCAATTCCGGAGAAGACTGCACTTTGCGGAGGCAATACTAATGCGAATGCGAATACAACTACTAGTACTACTGCTACTACTGATAAGAATAACAATGGCTTCAGTTCCAAGCCGGTTGTCAAGAAGAAGGTGATGAAGATCAAGAAGAGGATTGTCAAGAGGCCCAAGGTGAAAGTTGGCAACAGTAATGTGGAGGCGGCGGTGAAAAGTGAGGTGGGATCGGTGAAAGGTGAGAAGAGTGATGCTAAGGAAGCAGGGAACAGTTGTGGTGTTAAGGAAGTCGAGAAGAGTGGCGGTGCGAAAGAAGCTGAGAGGAGCGGTGTAAAGGAAGCTGAGAATGGTGGCGGCGATAAGGAAGCGGAGACCTGTGGTGTTCGGGAAGTTGAGAACGTGGAAAATGGGGAGGATAAGAAGGAGGAAGTGGAAGAGGGTGAGTTGGGTACTTTGAACGGTGAGTTTGTGCCGGAGAAGTGGAGGAGGAGTGAGATTGAGAGGGAGGAGACTGGGGATGAGAAATGGAGGAGAAGTGAGGTGGGGAAGGGGGAGTCTTTTTCCGGGAAATGGCGTAGAGGTGATGCAGAGAAG GACGAAATTGAAAGAGGTGAGTACATTCCAGATAGATGGCAAAAGGGAGAGCTGGCCAGAGATGACTACATTAGCCGGAAAATTCCCACCAGGTATGATATGGGTGGTGGGAGGGGCAGGGGAAGGGGCTGGAAATTTGAGTCCTCTTCTGGTAAGTATCCGAGTGATGACGGTTTTAGAAGGAAAGAATATGGTAGAGGTGGTGGTCAGCACAGCAAGAGTACTTTCAGGTGGGATAGTGGTCAGGAGAGGAATACGAGGATCAGTTCTAAAATTGTTGATGATGAGGGTGTCTACAAGAATGAGTATGGCAATGAGTACAGCAACAGTAAGTATCAAGCAAAGGAGTTTTCTTCTGTTAATCGGTTGAAGAGGTACGGTCCTGATTCTAATAGTAATGAGCGGAAGCACTATGGAGATTATGGGGATTACGCCGCAGGTATAAAAAGTCGCAAGCTTTCTGATGAAAGTAATCGCTCTGCTCACTCCGAACATTATTCACAGCGTTCTGTGGAGAGATCTTATCGAAATCCTTCTTTCAGAGTAGCACCTGACAAGTACTCTTCTAGGCATTATGAACCTTCTTTGTCTTCCAGAGTGGTCTATGAAAGACATGGGCGAAGTCCAGGTCTCTCTGAGCGGTCCCCACGTGACAGGTCCCGGTATTATGATCACCTGGACCGGAGTCCAGTTCGCCGTGAGAGATCTCCATATGATCAAGAGAGGTCCCCTTTTGGCCGTGAAAAATCACCACATGGCCGTGAAAAATCACCATATTTTCGTGAGAGATCTCCATATGTTCGTGAGAGATCTCCATATGTTCGTGACAAATCCCCGTATGTTCGTGACAAATCCCCGTAT AAATCTCCCTATGAAAGGAACCGTAATTTTGATCACAGAAACCGCAGTCTGTCTCCACAAGAACGACCTAGGTACCATGATCGCAGGGATCACACCCCAAACTATTTGGAGCGGTCACCACGTGACCGGGGTAGAGCTACTAGTAATAGAGGTACAGGACGGAAAAGTGGAGCAAGTGATAGGCGCAACTCCCAACATAAAGTGCATGAAGACAAGCCGGTGCAGAAGGTTCCCAGTGGAACGGACTCGAATTCCTCTGCCAAAGAATGTCAGGATAAAAGCAGTGTTCTTGATATTAATGTATCTGTGGAGACAATTGCCAACTCTGAGTCTCAAAAAGATGAACTGTCTCAAAGTTCAAATATAAATTGCAAGGAAACTTCTCATATTAGTGCAGCACCTCCTGAAGAGCTGCCTTCTATGGAAGAAGATATGGATATATGCGACACACCACCACATGTCCCAGTGATTGCTGATTCATCCACAGGGAAATGGTTTTACCTTGATTATTATGGTGTGGAATGTGGGCCTTCCAAATTGTCTGAGCTTAAAGCACTTGTTGAAGAAGGGGCGCTGATGTCTGATCACATGGTTAAGCACTCAGATAGTGATAGGTGGTTAACTGTTGAAAATGCAGTTTCGCCATTGATTACTGTGAATTTTCCATCCATTGTATCAGACTCGATAACTGGACTAGTAAGCCCTCCAGAAGCTCCTGGCAATCTATTGGCAGATACTGGACATACTGGGCACTTCGGTATTCAGAGTGGGAGTTTCCCGGGGTTGTGTGCAGATTTTGCTTCTGAGCCTCTAGAAGATTTGCACATTGAAGAAAGAGTTGGAGCTCTGATGGAGGGTTTAACAGTTATTCCTGGCAGGGAACTTGAAGCTGTTGGAG AAGTTTTGCAAATGTCATTTGAATGTGCTCAACGGGAAGTATGGGGAAACACCGAAG GTCTCTCTCAAGGTCATATTGGTGAACAGAATGATCAGAAAACTGAGGAACCACGATATTCTGACATTAAAATGAAAGATGCAGCAGAAGTAGGATTGACTGTACCCTCTGACAAAGATGCTTTAGCTTGTGGTGATTCTGGTGACTGGTTTTCTGGTCGATGGTCATGCAAGGGTGGTGATTGGATAAGGAACGAGGAAGGTGTGCAAGATAGGTCTTCTAGAAAGAAACTTGTTGTCAACAATGGTTTCCCATTATGCCAGATGTCAAAGGCTGGGTATGAAGACCCTCGATGGCATAGAAAAGATGAACTTTATTATCCTTCACAGAACAGAAGGCTTGATCTACCTACTTGGGCTTTTTCATGTCCAGATGATGCTAATAGAGTCTCTCAAAGTAAGCCTACTGTCATAAAAGGAGTAAAAGGAACGATCCTTCCGGTAGTCAAGATAAATGCATGCGTTGTAAAAGACCACGGTTCATTTGTTTCTGAGCCGCGGATAAAAGTTCGAGGAATAGAAAGGCATCCTTCGAGGTCTGCTCGGTCATATTCTGCAAGTAGTGATGGGAAGAGATCATCTGGCGAAGGTGATTCTCAAATGAAACCAGTAGGTGACCGAGGATCAAAGGGATCTTCCAAATGCATTTCATCCATTAAAACCCCCAAAGACCGTATTGGAACAGTTGATGACTTGCAATTGCATTTGGGAGACTGGTACTACCTTGATGGTGCTGGGCATGAACGAGGACCTTCATCATTCTCTGAGCTACAGGCCTTAGTTGATCAAGGAGTGATCCTGAAACATAGCAGTGTGTTTCGGAAATTTGATAAAGTCTGGGTTCCAGTTACCTCTGCCATCGAGACTTCTAATGCTAGCAAAAAGAATAAGGAGGAGAAGAACAGAACATCAAGTAATTCTTCAGGGCAATCCCAAAGTGCTGCATCTGCAGAATCAAGAACAAATTTGAGTTGGTTGCAGAACCTGCACCCTCAGTTCATTGGTTATACATGTGGAAAGCTTCATGAATTGGTGATGAAATCTTATAAAAGTCGGGAGTTTGCTGCAGCCATAAATGAGGTTTTAGACCCGTGGATTAATGCAAGGCAGCCAAAGAAAGAGTTGGACAAGCACATGTACTGGAAAGCAG ATGGTGATGCACGTACTTCTAAAAGGGCTCGGTTGCTGGTTGATGAATGTGAAGAAGACTATGACGCAGAAGAGGATTTGCAAAGAATAGAAAAGGATGAATCCACATTTGAGGATCTCATTGGTAATGCTTCTTTCGTCAGAGAAGACGGCTTGAGTTATGGTTCAGAGATGGCAAGCTGGGGTTTATTGGATGGGCATGTGCTGGCACGGGTCTTTCATTTTTTAAGATTAGACATGAAATCTCTTACCATTGCTTCTCTGACTTGTAAGCACTGGAGAGCTGCGGTCAGTTTTTATAAGGATATTTCAAGACAGGTTGACTTGTCATCCTTGGGTCCGAAGTGCACCGACTCCATGATTGTGAACATTATG AGTGGTTATGGCAAAGAGAAGATTAATTCTATG AGATTCTTGGTTCACTTCCTTGTCTATCTAACATAGACATTAGGGGTTGCAACCAGTTTGGGGAGTT TCATTAAATTCCAGAACCTGAACTGGATTAAGAGCCGAAGCTCACGTGGTACAAAGATGCATGATGATTCCGATTCAAAATTGAAGAGTCTGAAATATATCACTGAAAAATCTTCTTATGTTTCTAGAAGTAAGGTTCTGGGTAATGATATGGATGATTTTAGTGAAATGAAAGTGTACCTTGATAGTGTGGATAAGAGAGACTCAGCTAATCATTCATTCCGGGGAAGTTTATACAAACGTTCAAAACTATTTGATGCTAGACGGTCCTCATCCATTCTATCTAGGAATGCTCGTATGAGGCGGTTGTCCATTAAGAAATCAGAAAATGGTTATAAGAGGATGGAGGAATTTGTTGCGTCAAGTCTGAAGGACATCATGAAGGAGAATACCTCTGATTTCTTTGTACCCAAG GTTGCTGAAATTCAAGATAAAATGAGAAATGGGTATTACATTCGCCGAGGATTGAGTTCTGTAAAGGATGACATCAGTCGAATGTGCAGGGATGCAATTAA GGATGAGCTGATCAAGTCATGGGAAGATGATACACTTGCAGGGGTTTCTTCTGCCTCCAAGAGTAAAAAGAAGCTCAATAAGACATCTGAAAGGAAGTTGAGGAGTAATGGTTCCTTTGTGAATGGTAGTGTGGATAATGGAGAATATGCATCTGATCAAGAAATCAGAAGGCGTTTATCCAAGTTGAATAAAAAATCTATGGATTCAGAAAGTGAAACCTCTGATGATATTGACAGGTCATCTGAAGATGACAAGAGCAATAGTGAGAGTACTGCCTCGGATACAGAAAGTGACTTGGAATCTGGGTTACAAAGTCAACCTGGGCAATCAACAGCAGATGGATGCTTAGATCATGATGAGGGTTTAGATTCTCTGACTGATGATCGTGAGTGGGGTGCTCGCATGACCAAATCAAGTTTGGTTCCTCCTGTTACAAGAAAATATGAAGTCATTCATGAATATGTTATTGTATCAAATGAAGAGGATGTAAAGCGGAAGATGCAGGTGTCTTTGCCAAAGGACTATGTTGAGAAGCTTGCTTCACAGAAGAATGGAACTGACGAGTCTGATATGGATATTCCTGAAGTCAAGGACTACAAGCCCAGGAAAATGCTTGGAGATGAGGTTCTAGAGCAAGAGGTTTATGGAATTGATCCCTATAGCCATAATCTTTTGCTTGATTCCATGCCTGAGGAGTTCGATTGGCCTCTTCTGGAGAAGCATTTGTTTATAGAAGATGTGCTTCTTCGCACCCTGAATAAGCAAGTTAGACACTTCACTGGGACTGGAAATACTCCCATGATCTATCCTTTGCGGCCAGTTGTCGAAGATATTCGGATAACTGCTGAAGAGGATGGTGATATTCGAACTGTGAGAATGTGCCAGGGTATTTTGAAGGCCATAGACGGTCGCCCTGATGACAAGTATGTTGCTTATAGAAAG GGGCTTGGTGTCGTTTGCAACAAAGAAGAAGGTTTTGGAGAAGAAGATTTTGTTGTGGAATTCTTGGGGGAG GTGTATCCTGTTTGGAAATGGTTTGAGAAGCAAGATGGGATTCGATCTCTGCAGAAAAATAGTAAAGATCCAGCTCCGGAATTTTACAACATTTATCTTGAAAGGCCCAAG GGTGATGCTGATGGGTATGATTTAGTTGTTGTTGATGCCATGCATAAAGCAAACTATGCAAGTAGAATTTGTCACTCGTGCCGACCTAATTGTGAAGCAAA AGTTACTGCTGTAGATGGTCGTTACCAGATTGGGATCTACACTGTACGTAAAATTCAATATGGTGAAGAGATCACATTTGACTACAACTCTGTTACGGAG AGTAAGGAAGAATATGAAGCATCAGTTTGTTTGTGTGGTAGTCAAGTTTGCCGGGGAAGTTACCTGAATTTGACTGGCGAAGAAGCATTCCTGCAG GTGCTGAAGGATTGGCATGGAATTGTGGATCGTCATCATCTAATGCTGGAAGCTTGCGAGTTAAATTCAGTATCTGAGAAGGATTATTTTGACCTGGAAATGGCTGGTTTAGGCAAATGTTTGCTTGAGGGGTTGCCAGATTGGGCTATTGCATATACAGCTCGTTTG GTGAGGTTCATAAACTTTGAAAGAACAAAGCTTCCTGAAGTAATTTTGAAGCACAACTTGGAAGAAAAGAGGAAGTATTTCTCAGATATAGATCTTGAGGTTGAGAAGAGTGACGCGAGAATTCAG GCTGAGGGCGTGTTCAACCAAAGGCTTCAGAATTTGGCTGTTACTCTTGACAAG GTGAGGTATGTTATGAGCTCTGTATTTGGCGACCCAAAGAATGCTCCACCTCCACTGGAGAGGTTAACTCCAGAAGAAGCTGTTACATTTCTATGGAAGGGAGAAGGATCGCTTGTTGAGGAACTCCTTCAGAGTATGGCTCCTCATGTGGAGGAGCAATTGTTAAATGATCTCAAGTCCAAGATGCTTGCTCATGATCCATCGGGGTCTGATGACATTTGGAAAGAACTTAAGAGATCGCTACTATG GTTGAGAGATGAGGTCCGGAATCTTCCATGTACATACAGGTCTCGGCATGATGCTGCTGCTGATTTGATCCATATTTATGCATACACGAGGTGCTACATTAGAATACGG GAATACAAACCAGTAACTTCGCCGCCGGTATACATTAGTCCACTTGATTTGGGCCCCAAGTACACTAACAGATCAGGGGCAGATTTTCAGGAGTATTGCAAGACATATGGGGAGAATTATTGTTTAGGGCAGCTAATGTTTTGGTATAATCAGTCTAATGCGGAGCCAGATTGTAGTATGGCTAGAGCAAGTAGGGGTTGCTTATCTTTACCGGAGATCGGTTCCTTCTATGCCAAGATTTCAAAACCGTCAAGGCAGCGTGTTTATGGTCCAAAGGCTGTCAAATTTATGCTTTCAAGGATG GAGAAGCTGCCTCAAAAAGCTTGGCCCAAGGATCGAATATGGTCATTTAATAGCAAACCGAAAGTTCTTGGCAGTCCTATGCTAGACGCTGTTGTGAATGACTCTATCTTGGACAAAGAAATGGTGCACTGGTTAAAGCACAGACCTGCAATATATCAAGCTGTGTGGGATCGGTGA
- the LOC101306853 gene encoding uncharacterized protein LOC101306853: MVKVGGVFVCLLIVAMDIVAGILGIEAELEQNKVKQLRLWIFECREPSHPAFKLGLGAAALLVLAHIIANLLGGCNNCICSQDELQKAPPNRQLSLACLVFTWVILAVGLSMLVIGTWSNHKSRASCGFTHHHFLSIGGILCFVHGLFCVAYYITATSTD, from the exons ATGGTTAAAGTAGGAGGCGTCTTTGTCTGTCTCTTGATTGTTGCCATGGACATCGTAGCTGGGATCCTCGGCATCGAAGCTGAACTTGAACAAAACAAG GTGAAGCAATTAAGGTTGTGGATCTTTGAGTGTAGAGAGCCAAGCCATCCAGCATTCAAGCTAGGGCTAGGTGCAGCAGCACTTCTGGTTCTTGCCCATATCATTGCTAACTTGCTTGGTGGATGCAACAATTGCATTTGCTCTCAAGATGAGCTGCAAAAGGCTCCTCCTAACAGGCAACTCTCACTCGCATGCCTCGTCTTTACCTG GGTCATTCTAGCCGTTGGATTGTCAATGCTGGTGATAGGGACTTGGTCGAACCACAAGTCAAGAGCTTCGTGTGGATTCACACACCATCATTTTCTTTCCATTGGAGGCATCTTGTGCTTTGTTCATGGCCTCTTTTGTGTAGCGTATTATATTACTGCCACTTCTACCGACTAA
- the LOC101307148 gene encoding (-)-alpha-terpineol synthase-like, with translation MALPAPVLEHAHHTTATKQSSFILSNSSSKVIDPPVAHQRRLAQYHPTIWGPKLIDSFSTRYTHESYASKLEGLKQNVSEDLHVLSTKAKGDACLTLKLIDSMQRLGVAYHFEKKIKAAIVTLVSSSTASTTTDLQTVALQFRILRQYGISISSDLFNQFRNCEGSFKDSLSNDVEGLLSLYEASHLGMPGEDVLEEAKRFSSKNLKQSMATLKDDNLLKRVAQSLQTPLHWRMPRIEALNFITMYQREDSKNLQALLELAKLDYNLVQSVHQMEIKELSRWWRELDLKSKASFSRDRLMENYMWAMGICYDPQFPQCRIGLTKFVCILTVIDDMYDVYGFLDELERFTDAVTQWTMEAKEELPEYMKPIYIAMLEFGNDLADNIFKNTGLNTLPYIKNEWINLCKAYIVEARWFYGGYTPTLEEYLKNAWTSVGGPGAMLHAYLLTQGSQLTEASLESFNHGSQMIYWASIITRLTDDLGTSKAERERGDVAKSIQCYMDEKGASEEEACDYIKGLICHSWKKINQESAKTTIPRSIVNLSQNMARAAHCIFELGDGIGNSIGVTKDRLVSLIANPIPLDD, from the exons ATGGCACTGCCAGCACCAGTACTGGAGCATGCACATCATACAACAGCAACAAAGCAATCCTCCTTCATTCTTTCAAACTCGTCATCCAAGGTTATTGATCCTCCGGTAGCTCATCAACGCCGACTAGCTCAATACCATCCTACCATCTGGGGTCCCAAGCTCATCGATTCCTTCTCCACTCGCTACACT CATGAATCATATGCCTCAAAATTGGAGGGTCTGAAGCAGAATGTTTCCGAAGATTTGCATGTATTGAGTACCAAAGCTAAAGGCGATGCTTGCTTGACCTTAAAGCTCATAGACTCGATGCAGCGGTTAGGAGTAGCATATCACTTCGAAAAGAAGATCAAAGCGGCTATAGTTACTCTTGTTTCTTCCAGTACTGCTAGTACCACAACAGATCTGCAAACAGTTGCTTTGCAATTTCGAATTCTAAGACAATATGGCATTTCAATTAGCTCAG ATTTGTTTAACCAGTTTAGAAATTGCGAAGGAAGCTTCAAAGATAGCTTAAGCAATGACGTGGAGGGACTTTTGAGTTTGTATGAGGCCTCACACCTTGGAATGCCAGGAGAAGATGTTCTAGAGGAAGCCAAGAGATTTAGTTCGAAAAACTTGAAACAATCCATGGCAACACTGAAAGACGATAATCTACTCAAGCGAGTAGCGCAATCACTGCAGACCCCTTTACACTGGAGGATGCCGAGAATAGAAGCTCTGAACTTCATTACTATGTACCAAAGGGAAGATTCTAAGAACCTGCAGGCGCTGCTGGAGTTGGCCAAATTGGACTACAATCTTGTTCAATCAGTCCATCAGATGGAGATAAAGGAGCTTTCAAG GTGGTGGAGAGAGTTGGATTTAAAATCAAAGGCAAGTTTCTCAAGGGATAGACTAATGGAGAACTACATGTGGGCAATGGGGATTTGTTATGATCCCCAATTCCCGCAATGCAGAATAGGCCTCACCAAGTTTGTGTGCATATTAACAGTTATTGATGACATGTATGATGTATACGGATTCCTGGATGAACTCGAGCGCTTTACAGATGCAGTAACTCA ATGGACTATGGAAGCAAAGGAGGAACTTCCTGAGTACATGAAGCCAATCTATATTGCCATGCTCGAGTTTGGCAATGATTTGGCTGACAACATATTCAAAAACACTGGTTTAAACACCCTCCCTTATATTAAGAACGAG TGGATTAATCTTTGTAAAGCCTATATCGTGGAAGCACGGTGGTTCTATGGCGGATACACGCCAACTCTGGAAGAGTATTTGAAGAATGCATGGACTTCAGTGGGTGGTCCGGGAGCAATGCTCCATGCTTATTTGTTAACGCAAGGATCCCAACTAACAGAAGCTTCACTTGAGTCCTTTAACCATGGCTCTCAAATGATATACTGGGCATCCATCATAACACGACTCACCGACGATTTGGGTACTTCCAAG GCTGAGAGGGAGAGAGGCGATGTTGCGAAATCTATTCAGTGTTACATGGACGAGAAAGGCGCATCGGAAGAAGAAGCATGCGATTACATAAAGGGTTTGATCTGCCATTCATGGAAGAAAATAAACCAAGAGAGTGCCAAAACAACCATACCAAGGTCAATCGTAAACCTATCACAAAATATGGCTCGGGCTGCTCACTGCATTTTTGAACTTGGCGATGGCATTGGGAACTCAATTGGGGTGACTAAGGATCGTTTGGTCTCTTTGATTGCAAATCCTATCCCCCTCGATGATTGA